The following are encoded together in the Candidatus Hydrogenedentota bacterium genome:
- a CDS encoding pyruvate, phosphate dikinase — MAKKNVYFFGGGKADGDAEMKNLLGGKGANLAEMANLGIPVPAGFTITTEVCTDYYKNNGNLPDALEEEVKSALAQVEAVMNKKYGDKEDPLLLSVRSGARMSMPGMMDTVLNLGLSQETLPGLIAKSGDARFAYDSYRRLIMMYADVVMEKAADIEPEDGEGIRIQLEDAMEALKQKKGVTEDTDLCADDLKGLCDEFKAIVKKVLGAEFPDDPMEQMWGGIKAVFQSWNGKRAKSYRRIEGIPEEWGTAVNVQAMVYGNLGSNSATGVAFTRDPATGINNFFGEWLLNAQGEDVVAGIRTPSPLNEDTKNESNQHLASLEQEWPAIYKELYDIRNVLEDHYKDMQDVEFTIENGKLYMLQTRTGKRTGTAAVRMAVEMAESGLIDKNTAIMRVKPEQLDELLHPMIDPAAGKAASHIAKGLPAGPGGAVGQVVFTSEAANEWAAQGKNVILVRNETSPEDVEGMRSAVAILTSMGGMTSHAALVARGWGKCCIVGCAEIRIDARTKQFTVGDTVVKEGDWITLNGSIGNVYLGQLPLLPADPDQNEWYAKLMTWADAVRQINVRTNAESPEDAQQALKFGAEGIGLARTEHMFFGHERIIFVREMIVADNEADRRKAVMKLLDFQKNDFMGIFKEMAGKPVTIRLLDPPLHEFVGSLETDEKELDALAKHCGLDTATVLNRIKSLHELNPMLGHRGCRLGIAYPEITEMQVRAIIGAAVELTKDGIKVLPEIMVPLVGSKAELVHQREIIDRVADEVKKEAKVKVDYMVGTMIEVPRAALTADEIAEAGEFFSFGTNDLTQMAFGFSRDDIGSFLPTYLDQNILPNDPFEVLDQSGVGILVEMAVKKGRSTKADLKCGICGEHGGEPSSVKFCHRAGLDYVSCSPFRVPIARFAAAQAAIETPRKK; from the coding sequence ATGGCGAAAAAGAACGTGTACTTCTTTGGCGGTGGCAAAGCAGATGGCGATGCCGAAATGAAGAATTTATTGGGCGGTAAGGGCGCCAACCTTGCCGAGATGGCAAATTTAGGCATTCCGGTGCCTGCTGGTTTCACAATCACCACCGAAGTATGCACTGACTATTATAAAAATAATGGTAACCTCCCCGACGCGCTCGAAGAAGAGGTTAAAAGTGCCCTCGCCCAAGTCGAAGCGGTTATGAACAAGAAATATGGCGATAAGGAAGATCCGCTGCTCCTTTCCGTGCGTTCCGGCGCACGCATGTCCATGCCCGGTATGATGGACACCGTCCTTAACCTTGGACTGTCTCAAGAAACGCTGCCCGGCTTGATCGCCAAAAGCGGAGACGCCCGTTTCGCCTATGACTCCTACCGACGTCTGATCATGATGTACGCTGATGTGGTCATGGAAAAAGCGGCCGATATCGAACCGGAAGACGGCGAAGGCATCCGTATTCAGCTTGAAGATGCCATGGAAGCCCTCAAACAAAAGAAGGGCGTTACCGAAGATACAGACCTGTGTGCCGATGATCTGAAAGGCCTTTGCGACGAATTTAAAGCCATTGTCAAAAAAGTTCTTGGCGCTGAATTCCCCGATGATCCGATGGAACAAATGTGGGGCGGCATCAAAGCCGTATTCCAATCTTGGAATGGAAAACGCGCCAAATCTTACCGTCGCATTGAAGGCATCCCCGAAGAATGGGGTACTGCAGTAAACGTGCAGGCCATGGTATATGGTAACCTCGGCTCCAATTCAGCAACCGGTGTTGCCTTTACCCGTGATCCTGCAACAGGAATCAACAATTTTTTTGGCGAGTGGCTGTTAAATGCGCAAGGTGAAGACGTGGTTGCCGGAATTCGCACCCCCTCTCCCTTAAACGAAGATACTAAAAACGAGAGCAACCAGCACCTGGCTTCCTTAGAGCAGGAATGGCCCGCCATCTATAAAGAACTTTATGATATTCGCAACGTACTTGAAGATCATTATAAAGACATGCAAGACGTAGAGTTCACCATTGAAAATGGCAAACTCTACATGCTGCAGACCCGTACCGGTAAACGGACGGGCACCGCTGCCGTACGTATGGCGGTGGAAATGGCAGAATCGGGACTGATTGATAAGAACACCGCCATTATGCGCGTAAAGCCTGAACAATTAGATGAACTGCTGCACCCCATGATTGACCCGGCAGCCGGCAAAGCCGCTTCCCATATTGCCAAGGGATTGCCCGCGGGCCCCGGCGGCGCAGTCGGCCAGGTAGTCTTTACCAGTGAAGCCGCCAACGAATGGGCAGCACAAGGTAAAAACGTTATTTTGGTTAGAAACGAAACCTCTCCCGAAGACGTGGAAGGAATGCGTTCTGCCGTAGCTATTTTGACCTCTATGGGCGGCATGACCTCCCACGCGGCACTTGTGGCACGCGGTTGGGGCAAATGCTGTATCGTTGGGTGTGCAGAGATACGGATTGATGCACGTACCAAACAATTTACCGTTGGCGATACCGTCGTGAAAGAAGGCGACTGGATTACACTCAATGGCTCCATTGGAAATGTGTACCTCGGCCAATTGCCGCTGCTCCCTGCGGATCCCGACCAAAACGAGTGGTACGCGAAGCTCATGACTTGGGCCGACGCAGTGCGCCAGATCAACGTACGCACCAATGCCGAAAGCCCGGAAGATGCGCAACAAGCGCTGAAATTTGGCGCAGAAGGCATCGGACTTGCCCGGACAGAACATATGTTCTTCGGTCATGAACGCATCATCTTTGTTCGCGAAATGATTGTGGCTGACAACGAAGCAGACCGCCGTAAAGCCGTCATGAAGCTTCTGGATTTCCAGAAAAACGACTTCATGGGCATCTTCAAAGAAATGGCCGGCAAACCGGTTACCATCCGTCTGCTGGATCCGCCCCTTCACGAGTTTGTGGGCAGCCTTGAAACGGACGAGAAAGAACTTGATGCCCTCGCGAAGCATTGCGGCCTTGATACCGCTACAGTCCTTAACCGCATCAAATCCTTGCACGAATTGAATCCCATGCTCGGTCACCGCGGATGCCGTCTCGGAATCGCGTATCCCGAAATTACGGAAATGCAAGTGCGTGCCATCATCGGCGCGGCGGTAGAACTTACCAAGGATGGAATCAAGGTTCTCCCTGAGATCATGGTTCCTCTCGTTGGAAGCAAAGCCGAACTGGTTCACCAACGTGAAATCATTGACCGCGTCGCCGACGAAGTCAAAAAAGAAGCCAAAGTCAAGGTGGACTACATGGTAGGCACCATGATTGAAGTTCCTCGGGCTGCACTCACGGCCGACGAAATTGCTGAAGCCGGTGAATTCTTCTCCTTTGGTACCAACGATCTGACCCAAATGGCTTTCGGTTTTTCGCGCGATGACATCGGTTCCTTCCTGCCGACCTATCTCGACCAAAATATCCTGCCCAACGATCCTTTTGAAGTCTTGGATCAGTCCGGTGTTGGCATTCTGGTTGAAATGGCGGTTAAGAAAGGCCGTTCGACCAAAGCGGATCTTAAATGCGGTATTTGCGGTGAACACGGCGGCGAACCGTCTTCCGTGAAATTCTGTCACCGTGCCGGATTGGACTACGTCAGCTGCAGTCCTTTCCGCGTTCCTATCGCGCGCTTCGCTGCGGCACAGGCTGCTATCGAAACGCCTCGGAAAAAATAA
- a CDS encoding protein-L-isoaspartate(D-aspartate) O-methyltransferase, translated as MNPKESASQDIYFDEKTETAFAEKRRLMVKEQLIERGIKDERVLEAMTVTPRHRFVSLEKSAESYADHPLIIDCGQTISQPYMVAAMTELLQLNPRAVVLEIGTGSGYQTAILARLAARVISIERHAALAEQARERLLQLGYDNIQIVVGDGSVGFPEAGDYDGILVTAGAPSIPVALQDQLAEGGRLVIPVGDERLQTLITVTKKGGEYIRDRGMTCRFVPLVGQEGWKSPF; from the coding sequence ATGAATCCAAAAGAATCAGCTTCCCAAGATATTTATTTTGATGAAAAGACAGAAACTGCTTTTGCTGAAAAGCGGCGTCTCATGGTGAAGGAACAACTCATTGAAAGAGGTATAAAAGATGAGCGCGTTCTGGAGGCTATGACCGTGACACCAAGACACCGCTTCGTCTCACTCGAAAAATCCGCAGAATCTTACGCGGATCATCCCCTTATAATTGATTGTGGTCAAACCATTTCCCAGCCCTATATGGTTGCTGCCATGACAGAATTGCTGCAGCTCAATCCGCGGGCAGTGGTATTAGAGATTGGTACCGGATCAGGCTACCAGACCGCCATATTGGCGCGTCTTGCCGCACGCGTTATCAGCATTGAGCGACATGCTGCATTGGCGGAACAAGCGCGGGAACGATTATTGCAGCTGGGGTATGACAATATTCAGATTGTTGTGGGGGATGGCAGCGTAGGCTTTCCCGAGGCAGGGGACTATGATGGGATCTTGGTAACTGCCGGCGCGCCATCCATACCCGTTGCATTGCAGGATCAGCTGGCGGAAGGGGGGCGCTTGGTCATTCCTGTGGGCGATGAGCGCTTACAAACGCTTATAACTGTCACCAAAAAAGGCGGAGAATATATACGGGATAGAGGGATGACGTGCCGCTTTGTCCCCTTAGTAGGTCAAGAGGGTTGGAAGAGTCCCTTCTGA
- the secD gene encoding protein translocase subunit SecD: MSKHLYRTLFIWAVIVLAFINVYPTIGWMLLSEESRTERLAQWQAEDDELARRRTGYWEEVFVSAKRWAQCDRSKVINLGLDLQGGIHMVIGFDVDNLSKEVVDEYKSRGYGDADIKKEIQRIVLEQITRRINDFEAKEPIVQTLGDNQIQVQLPGEKDVQRAKNLITKTAQMNFHIVTGPDQARPVFEAIRNGFPEEFLPYVKVSSLHPDMLSVTQENYNRVQRVLAQAAEKDIIPEDKLVVFSQKPKPYDRNQDYQLYVIDKEPITSGTGLTSASAIQDQSNPPYWQILFSFNAAGAASFAEATGQNIGKPMAIVLDNVVVSAPTIQDRIAGGRGQITGSFEPEEANDLAIALNSGSMVVPVREEFTRTVSASLGADTVRSGVIASLAGITVVVLFMMAYYWGAGVIACICLALNALMIIAAMAYFGMTLTLPGIAGLILTMGMAVDGNVLIFERIREELKRGHTMAASIESGFKRAAVTIIDSNLTTLIAAIILMQFGTGPVAGFAITLSVGIFTNVFTALIIGRALFDFALEKRLFKVIKMHSIVPEKTKIPFLQMRFFAFIFSGLVILAGIGMFAYRGMDNFGVDFQQGTNLILHIENENPVSVGYVRQALTSAEFNNPVVQESADEAEDIHNIFIIRVGDVTRVEHADEGEGAPLQTVADRIRTALAPLTEAGTAEAVSLESEQTVGPAVGAQLRWDALNAVFWALLAMFIYMWIRFDFRHSIGGVVALLHDMLVAVGLFALAGGLISMNVIAGLLTILGYSINDTIVIYDRIREDQEARRGQGMKFIDILNGAINATLSRTLLTSLTTLFVVVVLYFFGGSAIHDFAFILLVGIVFGTYSSVFIASALVYVIQPKSGDSGVVFKRKVDAKDKTVSEASGAQQRPRKKGARA, translated from the coding sequence GCCTTTATTAATGTATACCCGACCATCGGCTGGATGCTTCTTTCCGAAGAATCTCGTACCGAACGGTTGGCGCAATGGCAGGCGGAAGATGATGAACTCGCACGCCGCCGGACAGGCTATTGGGAAGAGGTGTTTGTCAGCGCCAAACGATGGGCGCAGTGCGACCGCAGCAAAGTCATTAATCTCGGATTGGACTTGCAGGGCGGTATTCATATGGTTATCGGCTTTGATGTTGATAACCTATCGAAGGAGGTCGTGGACGAGTATAAGTCACGCGGCTACGGCGATGCCGATATTAAAAAAGAAATTCAACGCATTGTGCTGGAGCAAATCACGCGGCGTATTAACGACTTTGAAGCGAAAGAACCCATTGTACAGACCTTGGGCGATAATCAAATTCAGGTTCAATTGCCCGGTGAAAAAGATGTGCAGCGCGCTAAAAACCTGATCACGAAGACCGCACAAATGAACTTTCATATTGTGACGGGACCCGATCAGGCGCGCCCCGTTTTTGAGGCAATCCGAAACGGCTTCCCCGAAGAATTCCTCCCATATGTAAAGGTTTCTTCCCTTCATCCTGACATGCTGTCTGTTACCCAAGAAAATTACAACCGTGTGCAACGCGTCTTGGCCCAAGCGGCCGAGAAGGACATTATCCCTGAAGATAAGCTCGTCGTTTTTAGCCAAAAACCCAAACCTTACGACAGAAACCAAGATTACCAACTATACGTTATTGATAAAGAGCCGATTACCAGTGGTACGGGATTAACCTCGGCAAGCGCCATTCAAGATCAGAGTAATCCTCCCTACTGGCAAATTCTTTTCTCCTTCAATGCTGCCGGTGCCGCGAGCTTTGCTGAAGCTACCGGCCAAAATATCGGCAAGCCCATGGCGATTGTACTTGACAATGTAGTCGTGTCTGCCCCGACGATTCAAGACCGCATCGCCGGCGGCCGTGGACAGATCACAGGCAGTTTCGAACCCGAAGAGGCAAATGACCTTGCCATTGCGCTGAACTCCGGTTCCATGGTCGTACCCGTTCGCGAGGAATTCACACGGACCGTGAGCGCCAGCTTGGGTGCTGATACGGTGCGTAGCGGCGTGATTGCCTCCCTGGCAGGTATCACCGTGGTCGTCCTCTTTATGATGGCTTATTATTGGGGCGCCGGCGTGATTGCTTGCATTTGCCTTGCCCTCAATGCCTTGATGATTATCGCTGCCATGGCCTATTTTGGCATGACCTTGACGCTGCCCGGTATTGCAGGACTCATCCTTACCATGGGTATGGCAGTGGACGGCAACGTACTTATCTTTGAACGTATCCGTGAAGAGTTGAAGCGCGGCCACACAATGGCGGCTTCCATTGAAAGCGGTTTTAAGAGAGCGGCAGTCACTATTATTGATTCGAACTTAACAACCCTTATTGCCGCCATTATCTTGATGCAATTTGGCACGGGTCCTGTAGCCGGCTTTGCGATCACGCTGAGCGTTGGTATTTTTACCAATGTATTTACCGCATTGATTATTGGCCGTGCCCTTTTTGATTTCGCCCTTGAAAAGAGACTTTTTAAAGTCATTAAAATGCACAGCATTGTGCCCGAAAAAACGAAAATACCCTTCCTGCAGATGCGCTTCTTCGCCTTTATTTTTAGCGGTCTTGTCATTCTTGCAGGCATTGGCATGTTTGCGTATCGGGGCATGGATAATTTCGGTGTCGACTTCCAACAGGGAACCAATCTTATTCTCCACATAGAAAATGAAAACCCTGTTTCTGTCGGCTATGTTCGTCAGGCACTGACTTCCGCTGAATTCAATAATCCCGTTGTACAGGAAAGTGCGGATGAAGCTGAAGACATACACAACATATTCATCATTCGTGTTGGAGATGTTACACGGGTCGAACATGCCGACGAAGGAGAGGGCGCTCCCCTCCAGACCGTTGCCGATCGAATCAGGACAGCGCTGGCACCTTTGACCGAAGCCGGTACTGCTGAAGCCGTGAGCCTGGAAAGTGAACAAACTGTGGGGCCTGCCGTTGGCGCACAATTGCGTTGGGATGCCCTCAATGCTGTTTTCTGGGCGCTCCTCGCAATGTTTATTTATATGTGGATACGCTTTGACTTCAGACACAGTATTGGCGGCGTGGTTGCCTTGCTCCATGACATGCTGGTTGCGGTAGGGCTCTTTGCCCTAGCCGGTGGTTTGATTTCCATGAATGTCATCGCCGGGTTGCTGACAATCCTCGGTTACTCGATCAATGACACCATCGTCATTTACGACAGAATTAGGGAAGATCAGGAAGCACGCCGTGGACAAGGGATGAAATTTATAGACATCCTAAACGGCGCCATTAATGCAACCTTGAGCAGAACACTGCTAACCTCGTTAACCACCCTCTTTGTGGTTGTCGTACTCTATTTCTTTGGCGGCAGTGCCATTCACGACTTTGCCTTCATCCTCCTCGTCGGTATCGTCTTCGGTACCTATTCCTCCGTCTTTATCGCCAGCGCCCTGGTTTATGTGATCCAGCCTAAAAGCGGTGATTCCGGCGTTGTTTTCAAGAGAAAAGTAGACGCAAAAGACAAGACAGTTTCCGAAGCTTCAGGGGCTCAACAGCGCCCCCGTAAAAAAGGTGCACGCGCATAA